The following proteins are co-located in the uncultured Draconibacterium sp. genome:
- a CDS encoding assimilatory sulfite reductase (NADPH) flavoprotein subunit, protein MSLKTKPFNEQQLATLNQLLPGLTKEQILWLSGYLEGRLAVEGGVAVSPQPAAVVLPESSTKLTILYGTETGHSHGLAEKLAQKATNKNINAQVLSMYDFNYKKLKEEENVAIIVSTHGEGEPPDMAEDFYKFVTGTRAPQLEKLNYSVLAMGDKTYKHFCKTGEDIYSALKALGAHSVCSLAKCDVDYDRDAEIWMNNFLVSLLSAQPAEQASVSTVTSAGIVSEGSSLAFDEFSKSNPYMATVLEKVKITGRDSDKEVYHVELSLEGSGLEYEPGDSIGIFAKNPEALVEQILEKTGFNPEQKVDVKEDEITIKDAFSHHLEITTLTFDVLKKYQEKVKNPELAKIINDDKLSDDYLYGHDVLDLLEDFPFEWNANKLAEVLRPIPPRLYSISSSMESVGEEVHVTVSVVRYERKDRLRNGACSSHLADTIEIDDQLPIYVDKNPSFKLPANGSKIIMVGAGTGVAPYRAFMQHRESLGVKGESWLFFGDRRFSSDFLYQSEWQKLLKSEHLSKLDVAFSRDQEEKIYVQHKLKENQKEVFEWIENGAHFYLCGDMKYMAKDVNKTLLEIIQTQGGVTEEQAEKYVKNLKREKRFQTDVY, encoded by the coding sequence ATGAGTTTGAAAACAAAACCATTTAACGAGCAACAGTTAGCGACTTTAAATCAGCTGTTGCCCGGCTTAACAAAAGAACAGATTTTATGGCTGAGCGGCTACCTCGAAGGAAGGTTGGCTGTAGAAGGTGGAGTTGCCGTTTCACCGCAACCTGCTGCTGTGGTACTGCCTGAAAGTTCTACAAAACTTACCATTCTTTACGGTACCGAAACCGGACATTCGCATGGTTTGGCTGAAAAACTGGCCCAAAAAGCGACGAATAAGAACATCAATGCGCAGGTTCTTAGCATGTACGATTTTAACTACAAAAAGCTGAAAGAAGAAGAAAACGTAGCCATTATCGTGAGTACACATGGCGAAGGAGAACCGCCTGATATGGCTGAAGATTTTTACAAATTTGTTACTGGAACACGTGCTCCGCAATTGGAGAAACTGAATTATTCGGTTTTAGCGATGGGTGACAAAACGTATAAGCATTTTTGTAAAACCGGAGAAGATATTTATTCAGCTTTAAAAGCTTTGGGTGCGCATTCGGTTTGTTCGTTGGCAAAATGCGATGTGGATTACGACCGCGACGCCGAAATCTGGATGAATAATTTTCTTGTAAGTCTTTTGTCGGCGCAACCGGCAGAGCAAGCATCGGTTTCAACAGTCACTTCTGCAGGTATAGTGTCGGAAGGAAGTTCGTTGGCTTTTGATGAGTTTTCAAAATCAAATCCATACATGGCAACGGTGCTCGAGAAAGTAAAAATTACCGGACGCGATTCGGACAAGGAAGTATACCATGTGGAGTTGTCGCTTGAAGGTTCGGGGCTGGAATACGAACCAGGTGATTCCATCGGAATATTTGCAAAAAATCCGGAAGCACTGGTGGAGCAAATTCTTGAGAAAACCGGTTTTAATCCGGAACAAAAAGTAGATGTAAAAGAGGACGAGATTACAATAAAAGATGCTTTTTCTCATCACCTGGAAATTACAACGCTGACTTTTGATGTGCTTAAAAAGTACCAGGAAAAAGTTAAAAATCCGGAGTTGGCAAAAATTATCAACGACGATAAGTTGTCCGATGATTATTTATACGGCCACGATGTACTTGATCTGCTGGAAGATTTTCCTTTTGAATGGAACGCCAATAAACTGGCAGAAGTATTGCGTCCTATTCCTCCGCGATTGTATTCCATTTCGTCGAGTATGGAAAGCGTTGGGGAAGAAGTGCATGTAACCGTTTCAGTTGTGCGCTACGAGCGTAAAGACCGTTTAAGAAACGGGGCGTGTTCATCTCATCTTGCTGATACAATAGAAATTGACGATCAGCTTCCTATTTACGTCGATAAAAATCCATCGTTTAAACTTCCGGCTAACGGATCAAAAATAATTATGGTTGGCGCCGGAACCGGTGTTGCTCCTTACCGGGCTTTTATGCAGCATCGCGAAAGTCTTGGAGTTAAAGGTGAGTCGTGGTTGTTTTTTGGCGATCGCCGTTTTAGCTCCGATTTTCTCTACCAGTCCGAATGGCAAAAGCTATTAAAATCGGAACATTTAAGCAAACTGGATGTGGCCTTTTCACGCGATCAGGAAGAGAAAATTTATGTGCAGCACAAATTAAAAGAGAATCAGAAAGAGGTTTTTGAATGGATTGAAAACGGCGCTCATTTTTACCTGTGTGGCGATATGAAATACATGGCAAAAGATGTGAACAAAACGCTGCTGGAAATTATACAAACACAGGGCGGAGTAACCGAAGAACAAGCAGAAAAATATGTGAAAAATCTGAAACGTGAGAAACGTTTCCAAACCGATGTTTATTAA
- a CDS encoding NAD(P)-dependent oxidoreductase — MKKNFLPISINIADQKILIVGGGQDAFKKLKILQRFDAVVEILALKVCEEIKNSGVKYFETAYDKKYLQNYMMLYSCLNNDELDKQIVKDCKEAGVLVNIHDKPDLCQFVSPAIHKQGNITIAVASNGENVYESIRIRNLIKDKLQIN, encoded by the coding sequence ATGAAAAAGAATTTTTTACCCATATCGATAAATATTGCAGATCAAAAAATACTGATTGTTGGTGGCGGGCAAGATGCGTTTAAAAAGCTTAAAATTCTTCAGCGCTTTGATGCAGTGGTAGAAATACTAGCATTGAAAGTGTGCGAAGAAATTAAAAATAGCGGAGTGAAGTATTTCGAAACAGCGTACGATAAAAAGTACCTGCAAAACTATATGATGCTTTATTCGTGTTTAAACAATGATGAGCTTGACAAGCAAATTGTAAAGGATTGCAAGGAAGCGGGCGTTTTGGTAAATATTCACGACAAACCCGACCTCTGCCAGTTTGTATCGCCGGCCATACACAAACAAGGCAACATTACAATTGCGGTAGCATCGAATGGCGAAAATGTATACGAATCGATTCGGATTAGAAACCTGATTAAAGACAAATTACAGATAAATTAA
- a CDS encoding DUF2061 domain-containing protein yields the protein MEKVENNVKLVDRKRRSILKTISWRTLGTIDTIIISWFVVGDINFAVTIGGVEVFTKMILYFFHERAWNKSNFGRVKETPIEYEI from the coding sequence ATGGAGAAAGTTGAAAATAATGTAAAACTGGTTGATCGGAAGAGGAGGAGCATTTTAAAAACAATTTCGTGGCGAACACTTGGAACCATCGATACCATCATTATCTCGTGGTTTGTAGTGGGCGACATAAATTTTGCAGTTACAATTGGAGGTGTTGAGGTGTTTACAAAAATGATACTTTATTTTTTTCACGAGCGGGCGTGGAACAAAAGCAACTTCGGACGTGTTAAAGAAACGCCTATTGAATATGAAATTTGA
- a CDS encoding elongation factor G, which translates to MKVYKTEEIRNIALIGNAGSGKTTLAEAMLFEGGIISRRGEVTAKNTVSDYTQIEQDYGNSVFSTLLYTEYNGKKINILDTPGMDDLCGSVVQALSVTALSLITINASNGVEAGTEAAGRQAAAADTPLVFVFNQLDHDNSNFDSTLDQCKSAFGNKVTVVQYPVDAGATFSSIIDVLKMKMYKYPKGGGTPEILDIPASEKDKADELHNELVEMAAENEEALMELYFDKGTLSEDEMRKGIKLGMLERGIFPVFCTCAKQNIGVGRLMEFITNISPAPSEKKMTEIVKGKEVKMDASDTPSIFVFKTSVESHVGEITYFKVMSGTITEGLDLVNSKSGNKERLSQVFVSAGKNREKVEKLVAGDLGCTVKLKETKYNQTLSPKEAGIKFKEITFPASRHTVAVKAKNDSDDEKVGEILSKIKYEDPTYVIEYSKELKQLLVHGQGEYHLNVLKWYFDTVYKIDVDYLAPKIPYRETITKFAQADYRHKKQSGGSGQFGEVHLIIEPYEPGSEPKKMFKFGDKEQKLSVRAVEEHELPWGGKLIFCNCIVGGSIDARFLPAILKGIMEKMNEGPLTGSYARDIRVYVYDGKMHPVDSNEISFKLAGRNAFSMAFKNAGAKILEPIYDLEVWTPSDRMGDVMSDLQGRRAMIMGMGSEKGLEKISAKVPLKEMNKYTTSLSSITGGRGVFKMKFDDYEKVPADVQDELLKAYEAEQEEE; encoded by the coding sequence ATGAAGGTTTATAAAACTGAAGAAATTCGGAACATTGCTTTAATTGGTAATGCCGGCAGTGGGAAAACCACCCTTGCAGAAGCTATGCTTTTTGAGGGTGGAATTATAAGTCGCAGAGGTGAAGTAACCGCAAAAAATACGGTTTCTGACTACACACAAATCGAGCAGGATTATGGCAATTCTGTTTTTTCTACTCTATTATATACTGAATACAACGGGAAAAAAATCAACATTCTTGATACTCCCGGAATGGATGACCTATGCGGAAGTGTTGTTCAGGCATTGAGTGTAACTGCATTAAGCTTGATTACTATAAATGCATCGAACGGTGTTGAAGCCGGAACAGAAGCAGCGGGTCGTCAGGCCGCAGCAGCCGACACTCCACTTGTTTTTGTTTTTAATCAGTTAGACCACGATAATTCAAATTTCGACAGTACTTTAGACCAATGTAAATCAGCTTTCGGTAACAAAGTAACCGTAGTACAATATCCGGTTGATGCCGGCGCAACTTTCTCTTCAATTATTGATGTTTTGAAGATGAAAATGTATAAGTATCCAAAAGGCGGAGGTACTCCTGAAATTTTGGACATTCCGGCTTCGGAAAAAGACAAAGCCGACGAATTGCACAACGAACTGGTTGAGATGGCAGCCGAAAACGAAGAAGCTTTAATGGAGCTTTACTTCGACAAAGGTACGCTTAGCGAAGACGAAATGCGCAAAGGGATTAAACTGGGTATGTTGGAACGTGGAATTTTCCCTGTATTCTGTACCTGCGCCAAACAAAACATTGGAGTTGGTCGTTTGATGGAGTTTATTACCAATATTTCTCCGGCACCAAGCGAGAAAAAAATGACAGAAATAGTAAAAGGCAAAGAAGTGAAGATGGATGCTTCTGACACCCCAAGTATTTTTGTTTTTAAAACTTCTGTTGAATCACACGTTGGCGAGATTACATACTTTAAAGTAATGTCGGGAACCATTACAGAAGGTTTGGATTTAGTAAATAGCAAATCGGGAAATAAAGAACGTTTATCACAGGTATTTGTATCGGCCGGTAAAAACCGCGAGAAAGTTGAAAAACTGGTAGCAGGTGATTTAGGTTGTACCGTAAAACTAAAAGAAACCAAATACAACCAGACATTATCGCCAAAAGAAGCCGGTATAAAGTTTAAGGAAATTACATTCCCTGCATCGCGCCACACAGTTGCCGTTAAGGCAAAAAATGATTCGGACGATGAAAAAGTAGGAGAAATTTTAAGTAAGATTAAATACGAAGATCCAACCTACGTAATTGAATATTCAAAAGAATTAAAACAATTGCTGGTTCACGGACAGGGCGAATACCACTTGAACGTTTTGAAATGGTATTTTGATACCGTTTACAAAATTGATGTTGATTATTTGGCTCCAAAAATTCCTTATCGTGAAACGATTACCAAGTTTGCCCAGGCTGATTATCGCCATAAAAAACAATCGGGCGGATCAGGACAATTTGGTGAGGTACATTTAATTATCGAACCATACGAACCAGGCTCAGAACCTAAAAAAATGTTCAAGTTTGGCGACAAAGAGCAAAAATTATCTGTTCGTGCCGTTGAAGAACATGAACTACCCTGGGGTGGAAAATTGATTTTCTGCAACTGTATTGTTGGAGGTTCTATCGACGCTCGTTTCCTTCCTGCCATTCTGAAAGGAATTATGGAAAAAATGAACGAAGGCCCGCTTACCGGATCGTATGCACGTGATATCCGCGTATATGTGTACGACGGTAAAATGCACCCGGTTGATTCAAACGAAATTTCGTTTAAACTGGCCGGACGTAATGCATTTAGCATGGCCTTTAAAAATGCCGGTGCAAAAATTCTTGAACCTATTTACGATCTTGAAGTTTGGACACCATCAGACCGCATGGGTGATGTAATGAGTGACCTTCAGGGACGTCGTGCCATGATTATGGGTATGGGTTCGGAAAAAGGCCTGGAGAAAATTTCGGCCAAAGTTCCGTTAAAGGAAATGAACAAGTATACCACATCCCTGAGTTCGATTACAGGTGGACGCGGTGTATTTAAAATGAAATTCGACGATTACGAAAAAGTACCTGCCGATGTTCAAGACGAATTGCTGAAAGCATACGAAGCAGAGCAGGAAGAAGAATAG
- the ybaK gene encoding Cys-tRNA(Pro) deacylase produces the protein MKKTNAMRILDRSKVSYNAITYQVDESDLSASHVAESLHQDVSKVFKTLVLEGDKTGFIVACIPGAEEVHLKNLAALSGNKKCAMIPMKDILKVTGYIRGGCSPFGMKKQFPTFIDESVLLFNKVYVSAGVRGMQVEISPADLIQLTRGKTGKIT, from the coding sequence ATGAAAAAAACCAATGCCATGCGAATCCTCGATCGCTCCAAAGTAAGCTACAACGCAATTACGTATCAGGTTGACGAGTCGGATTTGAGTGCAAGTCATGTGGCAGAAAGTTTACATCAGGATGTTTCGAAAGTATTTAAAACGCTTGTGCTTGAAGGCGACAAAACAGGTTTTATTGTGGCTTGCATTCCCGGAGCAGAAGAAGTACACCTTAAAAACTTGGCAGCACTAAGTGGCAATAAAAAGTGTGCCATGATCCCCATGAAAGACATTCTTAAAGTTACCGGTTACATTCGTGGCGGCTGTTCTCCTTTTGGCATGAAAAAACAATTTCCGACTTTTATCGATGAAAGTGTTTTACTTTTTAACAAAGTATATGTTAGTGCCGGGGTACGTGGCATGCAAGTTGAAATCTCCCCTGCCGATCTGATTCAATTAACCCGTGGGAAAACAGGTAAAATAACCTAA
- a CDS encoding nucleoside-triphosphatase, with product MQQLNEKWIKASILGTIWAASEIVLGSFLHNLRIPFSGNILTAIGLVILISASYKWREKGIFWRAGVICALLKTMSPSAVILGPFISILSEAFLLEFTTRMFGRTFAGFILGSILAMSWNLFHKIVKMVIFYGSNIIEVYTNLMQYVEGQIGFQFNAVWTPLFFLLVIQILFGTLAALTGIRTGLEAEKNKIAYQFSDKEVDFRLSIESGTFTHSIVWMTANIILMIGALIAASRINFGIWVVLISVIVVIWSVRYQRALRQLVRPKIWIFFVLTTMITALVFTRLHSDTKSLTEAIIIGVEMNLRAILLIMGFSVLGTELYNPKIRNWFAGSYFNQVPVALQLSLESLPSMIAHTPELKTIIKNPTLFVYQIMAFADFRLKELNMRKKQRGKIYIVTGDIGAGKTSCLKKTITGLKQNNISVSGIICERVLAGNDTAGYNLTDISSGTRWPFLSKTGNKAQAKVGSYFIDDASFKTGEKLFRKCTTDVIVFDEIGKLELRGDGWAKSLKYILSTDYNCLILTLRKEILNELINEFQLQTAVVYDVQEMEYNDLTLKIQELITAEND from the coding sequence ATGCAACAATTAAACGAAAAATGGATTAAAGCATCCATTTTAGGAACAATATGGGCGGCTTCAGAAATAGTACTAGGTAGTTTCTTACATAATTTACGAATACCTTTTAGTGGGAATATTTTAACTGCTATTGGATTAGTGATTTTAATTTCGGCCAGCTACAAATGGCGCGAAAAGGGTATTTTTTGGCGCGCCGGAGTAATTTGTGCTCTTCTGAAAACCATGTCGCCCAGTGCTGTAATTCTTGGACCATTCATTTCTATTTTAAGTGAAGCTTTTTTACTCGAATTTACCACCCGCATGTTTGGCCGAACCTTTGCCGGATTTATTCTGGGATCAATACTGGCTATGTCGTGGAATTTGTTCCATAAAATAGTTAAAATGGTTATTTTTTACGGCAGCAACATAATTGAAGTCTATACAAACCTTATGCAATATGTAGAAGGACAAATCGGATTTCAGTTTAACGCAGTTTGGACACCTTTATTCTTCTTGCTGGTTATTCAAATTCTATTCGGAACTCTGGCGGCTCTCACCGGAATACGAACAGGACTTGAGGCAGAAAAAAATAAAATCGCCTATCAGTTTTCGGACAAAGAAGTTGATTTCAGACTAAGTATTGAGTCGGGCACTTTCACCCATTCTATTGTATGGATGACTGCAAACATTATTTTAATGATTGGAGCGCTAATAGCAGCAAGCCGCATTAATTTTGGTATTTGGGTGGTACTTATCAGCGTAATTGTTGTTATTTGGTCGGTGCGTTACCAAAGAGCGCTGAGACAACTCGTACGCCCTAAAATCTGGATATTTTTTGTGCTTACCACCATGATTACTGCACTTGTATTCACACGTCTTCATTCCGACACCAAATCGTTAACGGAAGCAATAATTATAGGTGTAGAAATGAACTTGCGCGCAATTCTGCTTATTATGGGATTTAGTGTTTTGGGTACCGAACTCTATAATCCAAAAATAAGAAACTGGTTTGCCGGAAGCTACTTCAACCAGGTGCCGGTTGCCCTTCAACTTTCGCTCGAAAGCCTTCCTTCAATGATTGCACATACTCCGGAGCTAAAAACAATAATAAAAAACCCTACACTGTTTGTGTACCAAATAATGGCCTTTGCCGACTTTCGTTTAAAGGAATTAAACATGCGGAAGAAACAAAGGGGAAAAATATACATCGTTACAGGAGATATTGGTGCAGGAAAAACTTCGTGTTTGAAAAAAACAATTACCGGATTAAAACAAAATAATATTTCGGTTTCTGGTATTATATGCGAGCGCGTGCTAGCCGGTAACGATACGGCGGGATACAACTTAACAGACATTTCAAGTGGGACACGCTGGCCCTTCCTGTCAAAAACAGGAAACAAAGCACAAGCAAAAGTCGGGTCCTATTTTATTGATGATGCCAGTTTTAAAACCGGAGAGAAGCTATTTAGAAAATGCACTACCGATGTAATTGTTTTTGATGAAATTGGAAAGCTTGAACTTAGAGGAGATGGCTGGGCTAAATCGCTTAAATACATCTTAAGTACCGATTATAACTGTTTGATCCTTACGCTTCGAAAAGAGATTCTCAACGAGCTGATCAATGAATTTCAGCTTCAAACAGCTGTTGTGTATGACGTCCAGGAAATGGAATACAATGATTTAACGCTTAAAATTCAAGAACTAATAACTGCAGAAAACGATTAA